The following coding sequences are from one Anguilla rostrata isolate EN2019 chromosome 16, ASM1855537v3, whole genome shotgun sequence window:
- the cnep1r1 gene encoding nuclear envelope phosphatase-regulatory subunit 1 codes for MNSLEQAEDLKAFERRLTEYVSCLQPATGRWRMILIVVSVCTATGAWNWLIDPDTQKVSFFSSLWNHPFFTISCITLIGLFFAGIHKRVVAPSIIAARCRTVLAEYNMSCDDTGKLILKPRPHIQ; via the exons ATGAATTCCCTGGAACAGGCAGAAG ATCTGAAGGCCTTTGAAAGAAGATTGACGGAGTATGTGTCCTGTTTGCAGCCTGCGACTGGCCGGTGGCGAA TGATTCTGATcgttgtgtctgtctgtactgcaacTGGCGCTTGGAACTGGTTAATAGACCCAGACACTCAGAAG gTGTCGTTCTTCTCTTCCTTGTGGAATCACCCGTTTTTTACCATAAGCTGCATCACACTGATTGGTTTGTTCTTTGCTGGGATTCATAAAAGAGTTGTGGCCCCATCAAT AATTGCAGCCCGTTGCCGGACAGTACTAGCAGAATATAACATGTCCTGTGATGAC acggGAAAACTCATCTTGAAACCACGGCCACATATTCAGTAG
- the mphosph6 gene encoding M-phase phosphoprotein 6: MANENAAKLSKNLLRMKFMQRGLDAEVKKQLEEEEKKIISDEHWYLDLPELQAKENFIIEERSFVPCEDLVYGRMSFKGFNPEVEKLMALMNTQNQDEEEEDEEDLSRMETDVTDEEMARRYESLVGSMKRKFATKRERSQMQDEDGKRMIEAKVKKVFLKPQD, translated from the exons ATGGCGAATGAGAATGCGGCGAAACTTTCCAAAAATCTCCTGCGCATGAAG TTCATGCAGCGTGGTCTCGATGCTGAGGTTAAGAAGCAGttagaagaggaggagaaaaagatAATCAGTGACGAGCACTGGTATCTCGACCTGCCAGAACTTCAAGCTAAAGA GAACTTTATAATTGAAGAAAGAAGCTTTGTGCCATGTGAAGATTTGGTGTATGGTAGAATGTCATTCAAGGGTTTCAATCCTGAAGTTGAG AAACTGATGGCACTGATGAACACCCAGAAccaggatgaggaggaagaggatgaggaagatcTCTCTAGAATGGAAACAGATGTAACAGATGAAGAGATGGCAAGAAG ATATGAGAGCTTAGTGGGGAGCATGAAAAGAAAATTTGCAACAAAACGGGAGAGATCACAAATGCAGGATGAAGATGGAAAAAGGATGATTGaagcaaaagtaaaaaaagtgtTCTTAAAGCCACAGGATTAG
- the LOC135242350 gene encoding arylamine N-acetyltransferase, pineal gland isozyme NAT-10-like, whose protein sequence is MNLEDYFERIGFNGPSDKADLETLKNVHMQHVLSIPFENLSIHCGERITMDLESVYTKIVKNNRGGWCFENNQLFAWVLKEMGYTYTTLGSRVFNRLKNEFSSLESHIISKVVIDGNSYIADVSFGVSRQIRHPLELVSGKDQPQLAGVFRLVENNGVWVLEKTGRKPFIPNVSFANSSLVNKSLTRQLYSFTLTPRSIDHFQETAQFLQTSPESLFTNKTICSLQTPTGFKALIGWTYSEVTYNYQDGVDLLDMKDIADDEIEKVLKEEFSLTLKSKHTPKILKTSYTL, encoded by the coding sequence ATGAATCTGGAGGACTACTTTGAGAGGATTGGTTTCAATGGTCCTTCTGACAAAGCAGATCTGGAAACCCTAAAAAATGTCCACATGCAACATGTCCTCTCAATCCCATTTGAAAACCTCAGCATTCACTGTGGAGAGCGGATTACCATGGACCTGGAGTCCGTCTACACCAAGATTGTGAAGAATAATCGAGGGGGTTGGTGTTTCGAAAACAACCAGCTCTTTGCCTGGGTACTGAAAGAGATGGGCTACACCTACACAACACTGGGGTCAAGAGTGTTcaacagattaaaaaatgaatttagctCATTGGAGTCTCATATCATCAGCAAGGTCGTAATCGATGGAAATTCATACATAGCAGACGTGAGCTTTGGGGTGTCTCGTCAAATACGCCACCCTCTTGAACTTGTCTCAGGAAAAGATCAACCACAGCTCGCTGGTGTCTTCCGCCTTGTGGAGAATAATGGTGTGTGGGTCTTggagaaaacaggaagaaagcCCTTCATTCCAAATGTGAGCTTTGCCAATTCAAGTCTTGTAAACAAAAGCTTAACTAGGCAATTATACTCCTTCACTCTAACACCACGGAGCATTGACCACTTCCAAGAAACCGCTCAATTCCTTCAGACCTCACCAGAGTCTCtattcacaaacaaaactaTCTGCTCCCTGCAGACACCCACTGGATTTAAGGCACTCATTGGCTGGACATATAGTGAGGTCACCTACAACTACCAGGATGGGGTTGATCTGCTTGATATGAAGGATATAGCTGATGATGAAATAGAAAAAGTATTAAAGGAAGAATTTTCCTTGACATTAAAGAGTAAACATACTCCCAAAATTCTGAAAACCAGCTACACCCTTTAG
- the LOC135242345 gene encoding arylamine N-acetyltransferase, pineal gland isozyme NAT-10-like isoform X2 — MKTPILEPTIVALVSNQEQQDQEMSFKNEVWFWPLGYNTFLELVTVPLGNMNLEDYFERIGFNGPSDKADLETLKNVHRQHVLSIPFENLSIHCGERITMDLESVYTKIVKNNRGGWCCENNQLFAWVLKEMGYTYTTLGSRVFNNFKNEFSPLESHLINKVLIDGSSYIADVSFGVSCQIRHPLELVSGKDQPQLPGVFRLMENSGVWVLEKTGRKPFIPNESFANSSLVNKSLTRQIYSFTLTPRSIDHFQETAQFLQTSPESPFTNKTICSLQTPTGFKALIGWTYSEVTYNYQDGVDLLDMEDIADDEIEKVLKEEFSLTLKSKHTPKNTKGC; from the exons atgaaaacacctatactggagccaaccatagtggcgctagtgagcaaccaggaacaacaagaccaggaaatgagcttcaaaaacgaagtctggttttggccgcttggttacAACACATTTTTGGAACTTGTGACGGTCCCACTG GGCAACATGAATCTGGAGGACTACTTTGAGAGGATTGGTTTCAATGGTCCTTCTGACAAAGCAGATCTGGAAACCCTAAAAAATGTCCACAGGCAACATGTCCTCTCAATCCCATTTGAAAACCTCAGCATTCACTGTGGAGAGCGGATTACCATGGACCTGGAGTCCGTCTACACCAAGATTGTGAAAAATAATCGAGGGGGTTGGTGCTGTGAAAACAACCAGCTCTTTGCCTGGGTACTGAAAGAGATGGGCTACACCTACACAACACTGGGGTCAAGAGTgttcaacaattttaaaaatgaatttagccCATTGGAGTCTCATCTCATCAACAAGGTCCTAATCGATGGAAGTTCATACATAGCAGATGTGAGCTTTGGGGTGTCTTGTCAGATACGCCACCCTCTTGAACTTGTCTCAGGAAAAGATCAACCACAGCTTCCTGGTGTCTTCCGCCTTATGGAGAATAGTGGTGTGTGGGTCTTggagaaaacaggaagaaagcCCTTCATTCCAAATGAGAGCTTTGCCAATTCAAGTCTTGTAAACAAAAGCTTAACTAGGCAAATATACTCCTTCACTCTAACACCACGGAGCATTGACCACTTCCAGGAAACCGCTCAATTCCTTCAGACCTCACCAGAGTCTccattcacaaacaaaactaTCTGCTCCCTGCAGACACCTACTGGATTTAAGGCACTCATTGGCTGGACATATAGTGAGGTCACCTACAACTACCAGGATGGGGTTGATCTGCTTGATATGGAGGATATAGCCGATGATGAAATAGAAAAAGTATTAAAGGAAGAATTTTCCCTGACATTAAAGAGTAAACATACTCCCAAAAACACGAAAGGCTGTTAA
- the LOC135242345 gene encoding arylamine N-acetyltransferase, pineal gland isozyme NAT-10-like isoform X1 translates to MKTPILEPTIVALVSNQEQQDQEMSFKNEVWFWPLGYNTFLELVTVPLQGNMNLEDYFERIGFNGPSDKADLETLKNVHRQHVLSIPFENLSIHCGERITMDLESVYTKIVKNNRGGWCCENNQLFAWVLKEMGYTYTTLGSRVFNNFKNEFSPLESHLINKVLIDGSSYIADVSFGVSCQIRHPLELVSGKDQPQLPGVFRLMENSGVWVLEKTGRKPFIPNESFANSSLVNKSLTRQIYSFTLTPRSIDHFQETAQFLQTSPESPFTNKTICSLQTPTGFKALIGWTYSEVTYNYQDGVDLLDMEDIADDEIEKVLKEEFSLTLKSKHTPKNTKGC, encoded by the exons atgaaaacacctatactggagccaaccatagtggcgctagtgagcaaccaggaacaacaagaccaggaaatgagcttcaaaaacgaagtctggttttggccgcttggttacAACACATTTTTGGAACTTGTGACGGTCCCACTG cAGGGCAACATGAATCTGGAGGACTACTTTGAGAGGATTGGTTTCAATGGTCCTTCTGACAAAGCAGATCTGGAAACCCTAAAAAATGTCCACAGGCAACATGTCCTCTCAATCCCATTTGAAAACCTCAGCATTCACTGTGGAGAGCGGATTACCATGGACCTGGAGTCCGTCTACACCAAGATTGTGAAAAATAATCGAGGGGGTTGGTGCTGTGAAAACAACCAGCTCTTTGCCTGGGTACTGAAAGAGATGGGCTACACCTACACAACACTGGGGTCAAGAGTgttcaacaattttaaaaatgaatttagccCATTGGAGTCTCATCTCATCAACAAGGTCCTAATCGATGGAAGTTCATACATAGCAGATGTGAGCTTTGGGGTGTCTTGTCAGATACGCCACCCTCTTGAACTTGTCTCAGGAAAAGATCAACCACAGCTTCCTGGTGTCTTCCGCCTTATGGAGAATAGTGGTGTGTGGGTCTTggagaaaacaggaagaaagcCCTTCATTCCAAATGAGAGCTTTGCCAATTCAAGTCTTGTAAACAAAAGCTTAACTAGGCAAATATACTCCTTCACTCTAACACCACGGAGCATTGACCACTTCCAGGAAACCGCTCAATTCCTTCAGACCTCACCAGAGTCTccattcacaaacaaaactaTCTGCTCCCTGCAGACACCTACTGGATTTAAGGCACTCATTGGCTGGACATATAGTGAGGTCACCTACAACTACCAGGATGGGGTTGATCTGCTTGATATGGAGGATATAGCCGATGATGAAATAGAAAAAGTATTAAAGGAAGAATTTTCCCTGACATTAAAGAGTAAACATACTCCCAAAAACACGAAAGGCTGTTAA
- the LOC135242345 gene encoding arylamine N-acetyltransferase, pineal gland isozyme NAT-10-like isoform X6: protein MNLEDYFERIGFNGPSDKADLETLKNVHRQHVLSIPFENLSIHCGERITMDLESVYTKIVKNNRGGWCCENNQLFAWVLKEMGYTYTTLGSRVFNNFKNEFSPLESHLINKVLIDGSSYIADVSFGVSCQIRHPLELVSGKDQPQLPGVFRLMENSGVWVLEKTGRKPFIPNESFANSSLVNKSLTRQIYSFTLTPRSIDHFQETAQFLQTSPESPFTNKTICSLQTPTGFKALIGWTYSEVTYNYQDGVDLLDMEDIADDEIEKVLKEEFSLTLKSKHTPKNTKGC, encoded by the coding sequence ATGAATCTGGAGGACTACTTTGAGAGGATTGGTTTCAATGGTCCTTCTGACAAAGCAGATCTGGAAACCCTAAAAAATGTCCACAGGCAACATGTCCTCTCAATCCCATTTGAAAACCTCAGCATTCACTGTGGAGAGCGGATTACCATGGACCTGGAGTCCGTCTACACCAAGATTGTGAAAAATAATCGAGGGGGTTGGTGCTGTGAAAACAACCAGCTCTTTGCCTGGGTACTGAAAGAGATGGGCTACACCTACACAACACTGGGGTCAAGAGTgttcaacaattttaaaaatgaatttagccCATTGGAGTCTCATCTCATCAACAAGGTCCTAATCGATGGAAGTTCATACATAGCAGATGTGAGCTTTGGGGTGTCTTGTCAGATACGCCACCCTCTTGAACTTGTCTCAGGAAAAGATCAACCACAGCTTCCTGGTGTCTTCCGCCTTATGGAGAATAGTGGTGTGTGGGTCTTggagaaaacaggaagaaagcCCTTCATTCCAAATGAGAGCTTTGCCAATTCAAGTCTTGTAAACAAAAGCTTAACTAGGCAAATATACTCCTTCACTCTAACACCACGGAGCATTGACCACTTCCAGGAAACCGCTCAATTCCTTCAGACCTCACCAGAGTCTccattcacaaacaaaactaTCTGCTCCCTGCAGACACCTACTGGATTTAAGGCACTCATTGGCTGGACATATAGTGAGGTCACCTACAACTACCAGGATGGGGTTGATCTGCTTGATATGGAGGATATAGCCGATGATGAAATAGAAAAAGTATTAAAGGAAGAATTTTCCCTGACATTAAAGAGTAAACATACTCCCAAAAACACGAAAGGCTGTTAA
- the LOC135242345 gene encoding arylamine N-acetyltransferase, pineal gland isozyme NAT-10-like isoform X5 gives MQGNMNLEDYFERIGFNGPSDKADLETLKNVHRQHVLSIPFENLSIHCGERITMDLESVYTKIVKNNRGGWCCENNQLFAWVLKEMGYTYTTLGSRVFNNFKNEFSPLESHLINKVLIDGSSYIADVSFGVSCQIRHPLELVSGKDQPQLPGVFRLMENSGVWVLEKTGRKPFIPNESFANSSLVNKSLTRQIYSFTLTPRSIDHFQETAQFLQTSPESPFTNKTICSLQTPTGFKALIGWTYSEVTYNYQDGVDLLDMEDIADDEIEKVLKEEFSLTLKSKHTPKNTKGC, from the exons ATG cAGGGCAACATGAATCTGGAGGACTACTTTGAGAGGATTGGTTTCAATGGTCCTTCTGACAAAGCAGATCTGGAAACCCTAAAAAATGTCCACAGGCAACATGTCCTCTCAATCCCATTTGAAAACCTCAGCATTCACTGTGGAGAGCGGATTACCATGGACCTGGAGTCCGTCTACACCAAGATTGTGAAAAATAATCGAGGGGGTTGGTGCTGTGAAAACAACCAGCTCTTTGCCTGGGTACTGAAAGAGATGGGCTACACCTACACAACACTGGGGTCAAGAGTgttcaacaattttaaaaatgaatttagccCATTGGAGTCTCATCTCATCAACAAGGTCCTAATCGATGGAAGTTCATACATAGCAGATGTGAGCTTTGGGGTGTCTTGTCAGATACGCCACCCTCTTGAACTTGTCTCAGGAAAAGATCAACCACAGCTTCCTGGTGTCTTCCGCCTTATGGAGAATAGTGGTGTGTGGGTCTTggagaaaacaggaagaaagcCCTTCATTCCAAATGAGAGCTTTGCCAATTCAAGTCTTGTAAACAAAAGCTTAACTAGGCAAATATACTCCTTCACTCTAACACCACGGAGCATTGACCACTTCCAGGAAACCGCTCAATTCCTTCAGACCTCACCAGAGTCTccattcacaaacaaaactaTCTGCTCCCTGCAGACACCTACTGGATTTAAGGCACTCATTGGCTGGACATATAGTGAGGTCACCTACAACTACCAGGATGGGGTTGATCTGCTTGATATGGAGGATATAGCCGATGATGAAATAGAAAAAGTATTAAAGGAAGAATTTTCCCTGACATTAAAGAGTAAACATACTCCCAAAAACACGAAAGGCTGTTAA
- the LOC135242345 gene encoding arylamine N-acetyltransferase, pineal gland isozyme NAT-10-like isoform X3, translated as MKHQGNMNLEDYFERIGFNGPSDKADLETLKNVHRQHVLSIPFENLSIHCGERITMDLESVYTKIVKNNRGGWCCENNQLFAWVLKEMGYTYTTLGSRVFNNFKNEFSPLESHLINKVLIDGSSYIADVSFGVSCQIRHPLELVSGKDQPQLPGVFRLMENSGVWVLEKTGRKPFIPNESFANSSLVNKSLTRQIYSFTLTPRSIDHFQETAQFLQTSPESPFTNKTICSLQTPTGFKALIGWTYSEVTYNYQDGVDLLDMEDIADDEIEKVLKEEFSLTLKSKHTPKNTKGC; from the exons ATGAAACAC cAGGGCAACATGAATCTGGAGGACTACTTTGAGAGGATTGGTTTCAATGGTCCTTCTGACAAAGCAGATCTGGAAACCCTAAAAAATGTCCACAGGCAACATGTCCTCTCAATCCCATTTGAAAACCTCAGCATTCACTGTGGAGAGCGGATTACCATGGACCTGGAGTCCGTCTACACCAAGATTGTGAAAAATAATCGAGGGGGTTGGTGCTGTGAAAACAACCAGCTCTTTGCCTGGGTACTGAAAGAGATGGGCTACACCTACACAACACTGGGGTCAAGAGTgttcaacaattttaaaaatgaatttagccCATTGGAGTCTCATCTCATCAACAAGGTCCTAATCGATGGAAGTTCATACATAGCAGATGTGAGCTTTGGGGTGTCTTGTCAGATACGCCACCCTCTTGAACTTGTCTCAGGAAAAGATCAACCACAGCTTCCTGGTGTCTTCCGCCTTATGGAGAATAGTGGTGTGTGGGTCTTggagaaaacaggaagaaagcCCTTCATTCCAAATGAGAGCTTTGCCAATTCAAGTCTTGTAAACAAAAGCTTAACTAGGCAAATATACTCCTTCACTCTAACACCACGGAGCATTGACCACTTCCAGGAAACCGCTCAATTCCTTCAGACCTCACCAGAGTCTccattcacaaacaaaactaTCTGCTCCCTGCAGACACCTACTGGATTTAAGGCACTCATTGGCTGGACATATAGTGAGGTCACCTACAACTACCAGGATGGGGTTGATCTGCTTGATATGGAGGATATAGCCGATGATGAAATAGAAAAAGTATTAAAGGAAGAATTTTCCCTGACATTAAAGAGTAAACATACTCCCAAAAACACGAAAGGCTGTTAA
- the LOC135242345 gene encoding arylamine N-acetyltransferase, pineal gland isozyme NAT-10-like isoform X4 has translation MKHGNMNLEDYFERIGFNGPSDKADLETLKNVHRQHVLSIPFENLSIHCGERITMDLESVYTKIVKNNRGGWCCENNQLFAWVLKEMGYTYTTLGSRVFNNFKNEFSPLESHLINKVLIDGSSYIADVSFGVSCQIRHPLELVSGKDQPQLPGVFRLMENSGVWVLEKTGRKPFIPNESFANSSLVNKSLTRQIYSFTLTPRSIDHFQETAQFLQTSPESPFTNKTICSLQTPTGFKALIGWTYSEVTYNYQDGVDLLDMEDIADDEIEKVLKEEFSLTLKSKHTPKNTKGC, from the exons ATGAAACAC GGCAACATGAATCTGGAGGACTACTTTGAGAGGATTGGTTTCAATGGTCCTTCTGACAAAGCAGATCTGGAAACCCTAAAAAATGTCCACAGGCAACATGTCCTCTCAATCCCATTTGAAAACCTCAGCATTCACTGTGGAGAGCGGATTACCATGGACCTGGAGTCCGTCTACACCAAGATTGTGAAAAATAATCGAGGGGGTTGGTGCTGTGAAAACAACCAGCTCTTTGCCTGGGTACTGAAAGAGATGGGCTACACCTACACAACACTGGGGTCAAGAGTgttcaacaattttaaaaatgaatttagccCATTGGAGTCTCATCTCATCAACAAGGTCCTAATCGATGGAAGTTCATACATAGCAGATGTGAGCTTTGGGGTGTCTTGTCAGATACGCCACCCTCTTGAACTTGTCTCAGGAAAAGATCAACCACAGCTTCCTGGTGTCTTCCGCCTTATGGAGAATAGTGGTGTGTGGGTCTTggagaaaacaggaagaaagcCCTTCATTCCAAATGAGAGCTTTGCCAATTCAAGTCTTGTAAACAAAAGCTTAACTAGGCAAATATACTCCTTCACTCTAACACCACGGAGCATTGACCACTTCCAGGAAACCGCTCAATTCCTTCAGACCTCACCAGAGTCTccattcacaaacaaaactaTCTGCTCCCTGCAGACACCTACTGGATTTAAGGCACTCATTGGCTGGACATATAGTGAGGTCACCTACAACTACCAGGATGGGGTTGATCTGCTTGATATGGAGGATATAGCCGATGATGAAATAGAAAAAGTATTAAAGGAAGAATTTTCCCTGACATTAAAGAGTAAACATACTCCCAAAAACACGAAAGGCTGTTAA
- the LOC135242348 gene encoding arylamine N-acetyltransferase, pineal gland isozyme NAT-10-like: protein MNLEDYFERIGFNGPSDKADLETLKNVHRQHVLSIPFENLSIHCGERITMDLESVYTKIVKNNRGGWCCENNQLFAWVLKEMGYTYMTLGSRVFNGLKNEFSPLDSHLINKVLIDGNSYIADVSFGVSFQIRHPLELVSGKDQPQLAGVFRLVENSGVWVLEKTGRKPFIPNERFANSSLINKSLTRQIYSFTLTPRGIDHFQETTQFLQTSPESLFTNKTICSLQTPTGFKALVGWTYSEVTFNYQDGVDLLDMKDIADDEIEKVLKEEFSLTLKSKHTPKNMKGCYTL, encoded by the coding sequence ATGAATCTGGAGGACTACTTTGAGAGGATTGGTTTCAATGGTCCTTCTGACAAAGCAGATCTGGAAACCCTAAAAAATGTCCACAGGCAACATGTCCTCTCAATCCCATTTGAAAACCTCAGCATTCACTGTGGAGAGCGGATTACCATGGACCTGGAGTCCGTCTACACCAAGATTGTGAAGAATAATCGAGGGGGTTGGTGCTGTGAAAACAACCAGCTCTTTGCCTGGGTACTGAAAGAGATGGGCTACACCTACATGACACTGGGTTCAAGAGTGTTCAacggtttaaaaaatgaatttagccCATTGGATTCTCATCTCATCAACAAGGTCCTAATCGATGGAAATTCATACATAGCAGACGTGAGCTTTGGGGTGTCTTTTCAAATACGCCACCCTCTTGAACTTGTCTCAGGAAAAGATCAACCACAGCTCGCTGGTGTCTTCCGCCTTGTGGAGAATAGTGGTGTGTGGGTCTTGGAGAAAACGGGAAGAAAGCCCTTTATCCCTAATGAGAGATTTGCCAATTCAAGTCTTATAAACAAAAGCTTAACTAGGCAAATATACTCCTTCACTCTAACACCACGGGGCATTGACCACTTCCAGGAAACCACTCAATTCCTTCAGACCTCACCAGAGTCTCtattcacaaacaaaactaTCTGCTCCTTGCAGACACCCACTGGATTTAAGGCACTCGTTGGCTGGACATATAGTGAGGTCACCTTCAACTACCAGGATGGGGTTGATCTGCTTGATATGAAGGATATAGCCGATGATGAAATAGAAAAAGTATTAAAGGAAGAATTTTCCCTGACATTAAAGAGTAAACATACTCCCAAAAACATGAAAGGCTGCTACACACTTTAG